The following coding sequences are from one Arachis hypogaea cultivar Tifrunner chromosome 7, arahy.Tifrunner.gnm2.J5K5, whole genome shotgun sequence window:
- the LOC114924054 gene encoding uncharacterized protein isoform X2 translates to MLYATRFRVSVRQIPNFVPLSTLPPSWTKLHFHSEPPSLGEVDDAVDSFTRMLSMRRTPPIFQFNKILGSLAKTKHFHAAVSLFQQLQAKGIAPDLFTLNILINCCCGMGRMTLAFSVLAKIFRMGFQSDTITLTTILKGLCLCGNVEKALHFHDIVRAHGFQLNEVTYGTLVNGLCKAGHTAAAIQVLRKIPQYGIVPNVVIYNAIIDSLCKDTLLKEAIHILNHMMLENITPDVQTYNTLIDGLCKEGKIKDAKNVLAVMTKHGVKPNVFTYNNLMDGHCLVNQVNKAKYVFNTMAQSSVSPNVCSYNIMINGLCKSKMVNDALNLLEEMHCKNLVPDMFTYNTLIDGLGKSRRIRCAAQLLEKMHDRGQHADIFTYSSLLDALFSMKQHDKALMLFNQMKESGIDPNIYTYSILIDGLCKNGRLKNAKEIFQDLSIKGYRPDVKTYTIMINGLCKEGLLHEALALLSKMEDNGCLPNAVTYEIIIGALFEKGENDNAEKLLREMISRGLLQG, encoded by the exons ATGTTGTATGCAACAAGGTTTAGGGTTTCTGTTCGTCAAATCCCTAATTTTGTTCCACTCTCCACTCTCCCTCCTTCCTGGACAAAACTTCACTTTCATTCTGAGCCTCCATCCCTTGGTGAAGTTGACGATGCTGTTGATTCCTTTACTCGCATGCTCTCTATGCGTCGTACTCCTCCCATCTTCCAGTTTAACAAGATTTTGGGATCCCTTGCCAAGACGAAGCATTTCCACGCCGCCGTTTCCCTTTTTCAGCAATTGCAAGCCAAGGGAATCGCTCCCGACTTATTTACTTTGAACATCTTAATCAATTGTTGTTGCGGCATGGGTCGTATGACGCTTGCTTTCTCTGTATTGGCCAAGATTTTCAGGATGGGTTTTCAGTCTGATACCATAACGTTGACAACAATCCTGAAAGGTCTCTGTCTCTGTGGTAATGTTGAAAAAGCACTGCACTTCCATGACATAGTACGGGCTCATGGATTTCAGCTTAATGAAGTCACCTATGGGACCTTGGTTAATGGACTCTGTAAGGCCGGACACACGGCAGCTGCTATTCAAGTGTTGAGAAAGATCCCACAGTATGGGATTGTTCCTAATGTTGTCATCTACAACGCAATTATTGATAGCCTCTGCAAGGATACACTT CTTAAGGAAGCCATTCATATATTAAATCATATGATGCTCGAAAACATTACTCCAGATGTTCAGACATATAATACTTTGATCGATGGGCTATGCAAGGAAGGAAAGATCAAAGATGCTAAGAACGTGTTGGCTGTGATGACAAAACATGGTGTGAAACCTAATGTGTTTACTTATAACAACTTAATGGATGGGCATTGTTTGGTTAATCAAGTAAATAAGGCAAAATATGTATTCAACACAATGGCCCAAAGTAGTGTGTCTCCTAATGTTTGTAGTTACAATATCATGATTAATGGCTTGTGCAAAAGTAAAATGGTCAATGATGCCTTGAATCTCCTTGAAGAGATGCATTGCAAGAACTTGGTTCCCGACATGTTTACTTACAATACTCTAATTGATGGCTTGGGAAAATCAAGGAGAATCCGTTGTGCTGCGCAGCTTCTTGAAAAGATGCATGATAGAGGTCAACATGCTGATATATTCACTTACAGTTCCTTGCTGGATGCTTTGTTCAGTATGAAACAACATGACAAGGCACTTATGTTATTCAATCAAATGAAAGAGAGCGGCATTGAtccaaatatatatacatacagcATACTTATAGATGGCttgtgcaaaaatggaagactTAAAAATgcaaaagagatatttcaagatcTTTCCATTAAAGGCTATCGTCCAGATGTGAAGACATACACCATTATGATCAATGGGCTTTGCAAAGAGGGCCTGCTTCACGAAGCATTGGCTTTATTGTCAAAAATGGAAGACAATGGTTGCTTACCGAATGCTGTGACTTATGAAATAATCATTGGTGCTCTGTTTGAAAAAGGTGAAAATGATAACGCGGAGAAACTTCTTCGTGAAATGATATCTAGAGGCCTATTGCAAGGATAA
- the LOC112701732 gene encoding uncharacterized protein, which translates to MQQGLGFLFVKSLILFHSPLSTLPPSWTSLHFHSEPPSLAEVDDAVDSFTRMLSMRRTPPIIQFNKILGSIAKTKHFHTAVSLFQQLQAKGIAPDLFTLNILINCCCGMGRMTLAFSVLAKIFRMGFQSDTITLTTILKGLCLCGNVEKALHFHDIVRDHGFQFDQVTYGTLVNGLCKTGHTAAAIQVLKKIPQYGIVPNVVMYSAIIDSLCKDTLVSEAFLLYSEMLAMGISPDVITYNTLIYGLCLAGQFKEAIHILNHMMLKNITPDVQTYSTLIDGLCKEGKIKDAKNMLAVMTKHGVKPDVVTYNSLMDGHCLVNQVNKAKYVFNTMAQSSVSPNVRSYNIMINGLCKSKMVNDALNLLDEMRCKNLVPDIFTYTTLIDGLGKSRRILCAVELLEKMHDRGQHADIFTYNSLLHALFSMKQHDNALMLFNQMKESGINPDIYTYSILIDGLCKSGRLKNAKEIFQDLSIKGYRLDVKTYNIMINGLCKEGLLHEALALLSKMEDNGCLPDAVTYEIIIRALFEKGENDNAKKLLREMISRGLLQG; encoded by the coding sequence ATGCAACAAGGTTTAGGGTTTCTGTTCGTCAAATCCCTAATTTTGTTCCACTCTCCACTCTCCACTCTCCCTCCTTCCTGGACAAGCCTTCACTTTCATTCTGAGCCTCCATCCCTTGCTGAAGTTGACGATGCTGTTGATTCCTTTACTCGCATGCTTTCTATGCGTCGTACTCCTCCCATCATCCAATTTAACAAGATTTTGGGATCCATTGCCAAGACGAAGCATTTCCATACCGCCGTTTCCCTTTTTCAGCAATTGCAAGCGAAGGGAATCGCTCCCGACTTATTTACTTTGAACATCTTAATCAATTGTTGTTGCGGCATGGGTCGTATGACGCTTGCTTTCTCTGTATTGGCCAAGATTTTCAGGATGGGTTTTCAGTCTGATACCATAACGTTGACAACAATCCTGAAAGGTCTCTGTCTCTGTGGTAATGTTGAAAAGGCACTGCACTTCCACGACATAGTGCGGGATCATGGATTTCAGTTTGATCAAGTCACCTATGGGACCTTGGTTAATGGACTCTGTAAGACCGGACACACAGCAGCTGCTATTCAAGTGTTGAAGAAGATCCCACAGTATGGGATTGTTCCTAATGTTGTCATGTACAGCGCAATTATTGATAGCCTCTGCAAGGATACACTTGTAAGTGAGGCTTTTCTTTTATACTCTGAAATGCTTGCTATGGGAATTTCTCCCGATGTTATCACTTACAATACTCTGATTTATGGATTGTGCCTTGCGGGTCAATTTAAGGAAGCCATTCATATACTAAATCATATGATGCTCAAAAACATTACTCCAGATGTTCAGACCTATAGTACTTTGATCGATGGGCTATGCAAGGAAGGAAAGATCAAAGATGCTAAGAACATGTTGGCTGTAATGACAAAGCATGGTGTTAAACCAGATGTGGTTACTTATAACAGCTTAATGGATGGGCATTGTTTGGTTAATCAGGTAAATAAGGCAAAATATGTATTCAACACAATGGCCCAAAGTAGTGTGTCTCCTAATGTTCGGAGTTACAATATCATGATTAATGGCTTGTGCAAAAGTAAAATGGTCAATGATGCCTTGAATCTCCTTGATGAGATGCGTTGCAAGAACTTGGTTCCCGATATATTTACTTACACTACTTTAATTGATGGCTTGGGAAAATCAAGGAGAATCCTTTGTGCTGTGGAGCTTCTTGAAAAGATGCATGATAGAGGTCAACATGCTGATATATTCACTTACAATTCCTTGCTGCATGCTTTGTTCAGTATGAAACAACATGACAACGCACTTATGTTATTCAATCAAATGAAAGAGAGTGGCATTAATCcagatatatatacatacagcATACTTATAGATGGCCTGTGCAAAAGTGGAAGACTTAAAAATgcaaaagagatatttcaagatcTTTCCATTAAAGGCTATCGTCTAGATGTGAAGACATACAACATTATGATCAATGGGCTTTGCAAAGAGGGCCTGCTTCATGAAGCATTGGCTTTATTGTCGAAAATGGAAGACAATGGTTGCTTACCGGATGCTGTGACTTATGAAATAATCATTCGTGCTCTGTTTGAAAAAGGTGAAAATGATAACGCGAAGAAACTTCTTCGTGAAATGATATCTAGAGGCCTATTGCAAGGATAA
- the LOC114924054 gene encoding uncharacterized protein isoform X1 translates to MLYATRFRVSVRQIPNFVPLSTLPPSWTKLHFHSEPPSLGEVDDAVDSFTRMLSMRRTPPIFQFNKILGSLAKTKHFHAAVSLFQQLQAKGIAPDLFTLNILINCCCGMGRMTLAFSVLAKIFRMGFQSDTITLTTILKGLCLCGNVEKALHFHDIVRAHGFQLNEVTYGTLVNGLCKAGHTAAAIQVLRKIPQYGIVPNVVIYNAIIDSLCKDTLVSEAFLLCSEMLAMGISPDAITYTTLIYGLCLAGQLKEAIHILNHMMLENITPDVQTYNTLIDGLCKEGKIKDAKNVLAVMTKHGVKPNVFTYNNLMDGHCLVNQVNKAKYVFNTMAQSSVSPNVCSYNIMINGLCKSKMVNDALNLLEEMHCKNLVPDMFTYNTLIDGLGKSRRIRCAAQLLEKMHDRGQHADIFTYSSLLDALFSMKQHDKALMLFNQMKESGIDPNIYTYSILIDGLCKNGRLKNAKEIFQDLSIKGYRPDVKTYTIMINGLCKEGLLHEALALLSKMEDNGCLPNAVTYEIIIGALFEKGENDNAEKLLREMISRGLLQG, encoded by the coding sequence ATGTTGTATGCAACAAGGTTTAGGGTTTCTGTTCGTCAAATCCCTAATTTTGTTCCACTCTCCACTCTCCCTCCTTCCTGGACAAAACTTCACTTTCATTCTGAGCCTCCATCCCTTGGTGAAGTTGACGATGCTGTTGATTCCTTTACTCGCATGCTCTCTATGCGTCGTACTCCTCCCATCTTCCAGTTTAACAAGATTTTGGGATCCCTTGCCAAGACGAAGCATTTCCACGCCGCCGTTTCCCTTTTTCAGCAATTGCAAGCCAAGGGAATCGCTCCCGACTTATTTACTTTGAACATCTTAATCAATTGTTGTTGCGGCATGGGTCGTATGACGCTTGCTTTCTCTGTATTGGCCAAGATTTTCAGGATGGGTTTTCAGTCTGATACCATAACGTTGACAACAATCCTGAAAGGTCTCTGTCTCTGTGGTAATGTTGAAAAAGCACTGCACTTCCATGACATAGTACGGGCTCATGGATTTCAGCTTAATGAAGTCACCTATGGGACCTTGGTTAATGGACTCTGTAAGGCCGGACACACGGCAGCTGCTATTCAAGTGTTGAGAAAGATCCCACAGTATGGGATTGTTCCTAATGTTGTCATCTACAACGCAATTATTGATAGCCTCTGCAAGGATACACTTGTAAGTGAGGCTTTTCTTTTGTGCTCTGAAATGCTTGCTATGGGAATTTCTCCCGATGCTATCACTTACACTACTCTGATTTATGGATTGTGCCTTGCGGGTCAGCTTAAGGAAGCCATTCATATATTAAATCATATGATGCTCGAAAACATTACTCCAGATGTTCAGACATATAATACTTTGATCGATGGGCTATGCAAGGAAGGAAAGATCAAAGATGCTAAGAACGTGTTGGCTGTGATGACAAAACATGGTGTGAAACCTAATGTGTTTACTTATAACAACTTAATGGATGGGCATTGTTTGGTTAATCAAGTAAATAAGGCAAAATATGTATTCAACACAATGGCCCAAAGTAGTGTGTCTCCTAATGTTTGTAGTTACAATATCATGATTAATGGCTTGTGCAAAAGTAAAATGGTCAATGATGCCTTGAATCTCCTTGAAGAGATGCATTGCAAGAACTTGGTTCCCGACATGTTTACTTACAATACTCTAATTGATGGCTTGGGAAAATCAAGGAGAATCCGTTGTGCTGCGCAGCTTCTTGAAAAGATGCATGATAGAGGTCAACATGCTGATATATTCACTTACAGTTCCTTGCTGGATGCTTTGTTCAGTATGAAACAACATGACAAGGCACTTATGTTATTCAATCAAATGAAAGAGAGCGGCATTGAtccaaatatatatacatacagcATACTTATAGATGGCttgtgcaaaaatggaagactTAAAAATgcaaaagagatatttcaagatcTTTCCATTAAAGGCTATCGTCCAGATGTGAAGACATACACCATTATGATCAATGGGCTTTGCAAAGAGGGCCTGCTTCACGAAGCATTGGCTTTATTGTCAAAAATGGAAGACAATGGTTGCTTACCGAATGCTGTGACTTATGAAATAATCATTGGTGCTCTGTTTGAAAAAGGTGAAAATGATAACGCGGAGAAACTTCTTCGTGAAATGATATCTAGAGGCCTATTGCAAGGATAA